From Procambarus clarkii isolate CNS0578487 chromosome 65, FALCON_Pclarkii_2.0, whole genome shotgun sequence, one genomic window encodes:
- the LOC123771119 gene encoding uncharacterized protein isoform X2 encodes MMPSGLPEGQNSLGHGVRNLRSSVDLGCSPSQSQQMKKQKNNCEAQAAWRPPLMVEPEDIREDEEPQGLVDHGQLDTDAKLYVVKENTSNGEEKIHSLLQMPSCLPNRLLDKSQNAYLSSSSYNILMIDVSGSMSGYWRPLMLGWNQYVAPCLIGRTSLFVFGDSVALKRSGTILKVTDFGGGGTDLTGALQTIVNEVYQCKERYIKVFLITDGHHNVTPISPETVIQQMCSPKSKKCDVFVLGAGSAFPVQYSINIRSRLHNGSANIPSLFWARRYAEMEERMEEIGSKISDGTSQTLRLSVAGFSLPEGEAKYTFHPKEWVYFPLGPEHVQRLALEYHNNICHILLEPCQIQLSVLNEVFRQWNSVIIQMHNKKEVIPSDIIPFMERLFNTLIEELSHSKSGSIRERLARKDFNTCILEFRTLLNKIRAILTTAKFSNELELAENILSTTVGGGKYETKILQMKGHTDEEYAKDCEEFMKIYEEQKTRIQDIKVTPEDCCRITLSCTVSDLQDPDFPMMINLNKFEFMKQFTITGIPVYAPSRDSVAINPWSFGIHALVNAPYTIMSQVAIELYADSNPVYKINKDVQLKWDSLKTHFNAIVPVFSPDVARVMSPLVHTRLYSMCTTFAILKNPHIIDFNIHMAALGVTWVRILFEYPTQPRPEFVHLRIKSIEATAALYLNRPSYTKYWQMLISDTAQALMTESTITVENKTIKCESLIKPMFILHLHQRSENPQDASVVANIMRMILLEYIGRCLSHYKTNENNSTPFTDFFAKTLADQELKKEWVQKYIATTKESMAGSEGLLLEDYYTLEKVQKAARKIASEEVKNLKEKLTAQIPIAVDLKKVERLRNVSLAGDVSWFTLQIFAREVGLMEEVIDNLFSEQSLFVYTAHALQYRASRERLTTPVADYEAIRTLVTKHVQQENSRIIAKALSNEIVQQMQGAWLQAYLDAHIEVVQPMTRQQILVEALGRGVDVTDATFEQVYKKYRPDVGLLGNACQCRACPYFLIPNKSYNQHSSVERRGPAAFPHGLHRAAYRLRDSDLSTVISHLESGTFNTPVPLQSVQPYRDKLAELKDIYKEIYLHQQNPSLMVVGYQRCRVTRLQATSSTPSEP; translated from the exons AATACCAGTAATGGCGAAGAAAAGATCCACTCGCTGCTGCAGATGCCATCTTGTTTACCAAACAGATTATTAGATAAAAGCCAAAATGCTTACCTTTCCTCCAGCTCATATAACATTCTTATGATAGATGTGTCAGGGTCAATGAGTGGCTATTGGAGACCTCTAATGTTAGGCTGGAATCAATATGTAGCGCCTTGTTTAATTGGACGAACTAGTCTCTTTGTGTTCGGTGACAGCGTTGCACTGAAGAGGTCGGGCACAATATTAAAAGTAACAGATTTTGGCGGAGGGGGAACAGACTTGACTGGTGCTCTGCAAACCATTGTAAACGAGGTTTATCAATGCAAGGAAAGATATATCAAGGTGTTTCTCATCACTGATGGCCATCATAATGTCACTCCAATAAGTCCAGAAACGGTTATTCAACAAATGTGTTCTCCCAAGAGTAAAAAATGTGATGTATTTGTGTTAGGTGCAGGCAGCGCATTTCCTGTGCAGTACAGTATTAACATTCGATCACGTTTGCATAATGGAAGTGCCAACATTCCCTCTTTATTTTGGGCCAGAAGGTATGCAGAAATGGAGGAACGGATGGAAGAGATTGGAAGTAAAATATCTGATGGGACTTCTCAGACCCTGCGATTGTCAGTGGCAGGCTTTTCACTACCTGAAGGGGAAGCTAAGTACACCTTCCACCCAAAGGAATGGGTATATTTTCCACTTGGACCAGAACATGTACAAAGACTCGCACTAGAATATCACAACAACATTTGCCACATCTTGTTAGAGCCTTGTCAGATACAGTTATCTGTTCTGAATGAGGTATTTCGTCAGTGGAACTCGGTTATTATTCAAATGCATAATAAGAAAGAAGTTATACCATCTGATATCATACCCTTCATGGAGCGACTTTTCAACACCCTAATAGAGGAGCTCAGCCATTCTAAATCAGGATCTATTCGTGAGCGGCTTGCAAGAAAGGATTTCAACACTTGCATATTAGAGTTTAGAACATTGTTGAATAAGATCAGAGCAATACTAACAACTGCAAAATTTAGTAATGAATTAGAGCTTGCAGAAAATATTTTAAGTACTACAGTTGGAGGAGGGAAATATGAAACAAAAATTCTACAGATGAAAGGCCATACAGATGAGGAGTATGCAAAAGATTGTGAAGAGTTTATGAAGATTTATGAGGAACAAAAGACCAGAATTCAGGATATCAAAGTCACTCCAGAAGATTGTTGCCGAATCACATTGTCATGCACTGTGTCTGACCTCCAGGACCCAGACTTCCCTATGATGATCAATCTTAACAAGTTTGAATTCATGAAGCAGTTCACTATTACTGGCATTCCAGTGTATGCACCCAGCAGGGATTCTGTAGCTATTAATCCCTGGTCATTTGGTATTCATGCTCTAGTTAATGCACCATACACTATTATGAGCCAAGTGGCCATTGAATTGTATGCTGATTCCAACCCTGTATACAAGATTAACAAAGATGTACAGCTAAAATGGGATAGTCTGAAAACACACTTTAATGCTATAGTTCCAGTCTTTTCACCAGATGTTGCAAGAGTCATGAGCCCATTAGTTCATACAAGGCTTTATTCAATGTGTACAACTTTTGCCATTTTGAAAAATCCACATATTATTGACTTTAACATTCACATGGCAGCCTTGGGGGTGACATGGGTGAGGATTCTGTTCGAGTACCCGACCCAGCCTAGGCCTGAGTTTGTGCACCTTCGTATTAAAAGTATAGAAGCGACAGCAGCGTTGTACCTCAACCGACCAAGCTACACAAAATACTGGCAAATGCTTATCAGTGACACTGCTCAAGCACTCATGACAGAGAGCACTATAACAGTAGAAAACAAAACAATAAAATGCGAGTCTCTCATTAAGCCAATGTTTATACTTCACTTGCACCAACGGAGCGAGAACCCTCAAGATGCGAGTGTTGTTGCCAACATTATGAGGATGATACTCTTAGAATACATCGGTCGCTGCCTCTCTCACTACAAGACAAATGAGAATAATTCAACACCCTTCACAGATTTCTTTGCCAAAACACTTGCTGATCAAGAACTTAAAAAAGAATGGGTTCAGaaatatattgctaccaccaaaGAAAGCATGGCAGGATCTGAAGGCCTTCTCTTAGAGGACTATTACACACTGGAAAAAGTACAGAAAGCAGCTAGGAAGATTGCATCAGAAGAAGTTAAAAATCTGAAGGAAAAGTTAACGGCACAGATCCCAATAGCAGTGGACTTGAAGAAAGTGGAACGGCTGCGCAATGTGTCTTTAGCTGGAGATGTGTCGTGGTTCACACTGCAAATTTTTGCCAGGGAAGTTGGACTAATGGAAGAAGTCATTGACAACTTGTTTAGTGAACAAAGTTTGTTTGTTTACACCGCTCATGCCCTACAGTACAGAGCCTCTCGGGAGAGGCTTACTACTCCAGTGGCTGACTATGAGGCCATTCGAACTTTAGTGACCAAACATGTACAGCAGGAGAATTCTCGAATTATAGCCAAGGCTCTTTCAAATGAAATAGTTCAACAGATGCAGGGTGCTTGGTTACAAGCATATTTGGATGCACACATAGAAGTGGTTCAACCCATGACGAGGCAACAAATCCTAGTAGAGGCTTTAGGACGAGGAGTGGATGTGACGGATGCCACCTTCGAACAGGTATATAAGAAATACCGTCCTGATGTAGGTCTATTGGGTAATGCCTGTCAATGTCGAGCTTGTCCGTATTTTTTGATACCGAATAAGAGTTATAATCAACACTCATCAGTAGAGCGTCGTGGTCCTGCAGCTTTTCCTCATGGTCTGCACCGGGCAGCCTACCGCCTCAGGGACAGCGATCTGTCAACAGTTATCTCCCACCTTGAGTCTGGCACTTTCAACACTCCTGTCCCTCTTCAGTCTGTTCAGCCCTACAGAGATAAACTTGCAGAATTGAAggatatatataaagaaatataTCTGCATCAACAGAACCCTTCATTGAT GGTCGTTGGTTATCAGAGGTGTCGAGTTACTCGACTCCAGGCTACCAGCTCCACGCCATCTGAGCCCTGA